The DNA window CCTTTACGGAAAAATTGGAGCGACACTTCCAGGGACAAATATAAGTGCCTATGTTGATGCAAAATATTTTAAATTTACTGATATTGAAGTTGTCGATATGAGTGCAAAAGTTCAAATGACTCCTCTCGATATTTTTGTTTTTGATGTAAATATTGAAGCTGGATATCGTGTTCATCGTCTTCAAGTTCTTGCTCAGGATAGTTCAATTTCTGGGTTTGATGCAGATATAAAAACTGAGATTTCTGGTTTCTTTGGTGGAATTAATATCGAATTTTAAGAGATATTTTTGGAAAAAGAATTTACGAGATGAGAGGTTTTTATCTCTCATTGAGAATTTTCCAGAAAATGAGTTTATAGTTTTTGACACAGAGACAACAGGACTTGATCGCCGAACAGATTCCGTAATCTCAATTGGTGCTGTCAAGATTGTTAAAAATAGAATCGAGTTAAGCAAATCACTAAATATATACCTTATGGAAAAAGGCGAATCTTCAAAAGAGGCGATAAAAATTCATAAAATTCGGGAAGTCGATCGAATTTATGGATTTACTGAACGAGAGGCGATAGAGCAATTCGTGGATTTTATCGGTTCTCGACCTCTTGTTGGTTACTATTTAGAGTTTGATATTGCAATGATGAACAAAATTTTCCGTCGATTTGCTGGAGTCTCTCTACCAAATAGACAAATTGAAGTTTCCGAAATATACTATAAAAAAATGATTCGTAAATTTCCAAATGGAAATGTAAATCTCTCTTTTGATTCTATTTCTAAAGAGTTAAATATTCCAAATTTTGGAAAACATGATGCACTTAATGATGCACTTATGACAGCTCTAATCTACTTAAAATTAAAGGCGAACAGTTGAAACTTTTTTACATTGCTCTAGCTGTTCTTTTAACAGCATTTGGATACTTTTTTTTTAACCCATCTTACAAACTCTCAACAGAAGCACGATTTTTTTACTCAATTGCAGATTATGAAGAGGCACACCGCCTAGCATCTGAAGCTCTTGAAATTGACAATTACAATAGTATGGCAATTCATATAAAAAGCAGGAGTGGAAAAACTTTAGAAATTTCAAAATTTAACAGAGAGAGTAAAGAAGCTTCTGAAAAGGTCATGGAAATTATCAGGAACAAAGGTGTTCTTTTAAAAGCGGACAAAGTTCGTATAAAAATGATGTCTGATATTGTTATTGGAAATTATGAGAAATTACATTTAAAAGTTGTTGATGATGAGGTTTTAAAAACTGAAGCTAAGAAACATTATGAAAGATTTTTAAAGTTAAAAAAAGAGGCTGTGGAGTCTCTCAAAGAACACGAATAAGTTTTTGTCGGAAAATACTCCGACAAAATTCTAATTTACTCTTTTGGTTCGCCAATAGAAATAATTTCTTCACCTATTTCGATTTCTTTTTCAATTTCATCTTTTACAATTTTTCCATCAACAACTTTTTGATATGCATCTGTTGAAGCATCATAAATCTCATATTCAGTATCTTCCCGTTCTTCTTCCACAACTGGTGTAGCAGGAGCTTCAGGATTATTTAATTCAGCTTCATTTTTGTCTGAAATAGTTTTAAGAGTTGGAATAATTGAATTTTTATCAACAGTATCAAGAACTGTATTTTTTACATCTTGATTGTAAAGATAACCTAATGTAATTGTATTTGCTACAAAAAGAAATCCAAAAATAAAAGTTAGTCGAGAAAGAAAGTTTGTTGGACCTTTTGCACCAAAAACACTCTCATTTGATCCGCTGTAAGCTCCAAGACCAATAGATGAACTTTTTTGGAAAAGAACAACAATCGTTAAAAGA is part of the Thiovulum sp. ES genome and encodes:
- a CDS encoding exonuclease, DNA polymerase III, epsilon subunit family (PFAM: Exonuclease~TIGRFAM: exonuclease, DNA polymerase III, epsilon subunit family) → MVELISNFKRYFWKKNLRDERFLSLIENFPENEFIVFDTETTGLDRRTDSVISIGAVKIVKNRIELSKSLNIYLMEKGESSKEAIKIHKIREVDRIYGFTEREAIEQFVDFIGSRPLVGYYLEFDIAMMNKIFRRFAGVSLPNRQIEVSEIYYKKMIRKFPNGNVNLSFDSISKELNIPNFGKHDALNDALMTALIYLKLKANS
- a CDS encoding protein translocase, SecG subunit (PFAM: Preprotein translocase SecG subunit~TIGRFAM: protein translocase, SecG subunit), whose translation is MTSIFLTVQIVLAFLLTIVVLFQKSSSIGLGAYSGSNESVFGAKGPTNFLSRLTFIFGFLFVANTITLGYLYNQDVKNTVLDTVDKNSIIPTLKTISDKNEAELNNPEAPATPVVEEEREDTEYEIYDASTDAYQKVVDGKIVKDEIEKEIEIGEEIISIGEPKE